The DNA sequence TCTCACCAACTATATCTGAGTCTACAATCTGGTGAACTCTTCCCTTTCTTATGTTTTCTAGAGCCCATTTGGTCAGAATCTGATTATCGCCTAAATACAGTCGATCCACTGCTGATCTCCCACACAATACTTCCAACAGCACTACAGTAAAAGCATATATGTCGCTTTTCCTGGTCAGTTTACCAGTGGagaaataacttgggtccaagTATCCTAATGTCCCCTTAATTTTTGTGCTCACGTGACTCTCCGACTTGCTTCTGTTTTAATATTTGGCCAAACCAAAATCTGAGACCTTAGCTGAAAAATCTTTATCAAGAAGTATATTTGAAGCCTTTATGTCACGGTGTATGAGTATCTCTGACCACTATGAAGATACTCCAGCCCTTGGGCAGCTCCGATGCAAATAGAAATGCGCTCCTTCCAGTGCATATAAGGGACGTTATCACTCTTTTTTGCAAGTTTGTAGAGGTGGTCAGCCAGCGTTCCGTTGGCCATGTATTCTTAAACAATAATCATTTCTCCATGCTCGTTGCAGTAGCCAATCAGAGATACTATATTAACATGTCGAAGCTCaatcaatgtttcaaattcTGTGCGGAACTCACGTGCTCCTTGCCTTGCATTTGGTTTTAGCCGCTTTATGGCCACAGTCTCGTGCCCGTCGTCTATGAGGGCTTTGTAGACTTTACCAAATCCTCCCTTTCCAATAATATACGCTTCACTGAAATTCTTGGTGGCTGATTGGATCTCAGACAGTGAGAACCGGCGACAAAGTTGTATAGCCTTCTCCGACAGCAAGTTTTCCTCCTCTGCACCTCTAGCATTAACACCCCATATCTGGCTCAATGTGTAAAAAATGATGTTTGCTGCAACAAGAAATGTTATTGCAATAGTTGCAATCATATTCTTGCCACCAACAAATATTTGTAGATTTTGTAGTGTCCCATGTGATGAATCTTGCACTGACAACAGTGGTGGATACAGACTGGCAAGACTATACTCAAGGTTGCTCAACTTCATAATTTCAAATCCTTTGAAGGGTCTTGTTTCCTCAGTAAAATCCACATTCGACTCAATCCAGATAACGAGGTCACGTCTACCCTCTTGTTTGCGCCCTCTCATCAACACCATATAGTCCACATACCTAGAGATGCGACTATCTTCATTGCCCCTTTCTCCGAGCACATGAATGCTAGAATCGACTAGCATCTCATTGATCCTCACCTTAAAGACAACAGCGGAACCACTCTCTTCCAACTTGAGTAACAGCTCAGAGAAATACAACCTAACCAAGTACCTAAATCCCACATCCACTGATGTTGTCCATGTAATATTTTTGATCTCGCTTTGTTTCTTTTGCTTCTGCTTTGGTACAGCTTCCCACATCCCAAACGTGTAACCACCATCACCAGATGATGAAGCCGAATCATCTTTAAGCTTCAGCCTCCGTATTATTTCAAGTGCAGTGCTGTTATCGACATAGACAGGAGACTTCCCAACCACTAGAAGTCTGACCTGATCAGGTCCGTGGAAGTAAGTGAGGCCAGCAGGCAGTGCTATAATCTCAATGCCGTTTATGAAAGCAAATGTGTCGAATAACTGACTACTTGTAGGAGAGAAAACAATGTCAAACAGATGATTATCTGGTATGTTCACGCAGTATTCCTTGACGAAAGAACTCACACCAAGAGCACGGGCAGTAAGAGAAGCACTAAAGTTGCTGAGCAGGGTGAAAGGGCCGGCATCCACACTAAATAAGTCCTTGCAACTTTTATATCCTTTATAAAGACTCGGATTAAAGTGAAGGCGGAGAATTTTCTGACCTGGATTTACCCGAAACCAATAGGAGAACTGATAACGAGATAGCCTTGCTGTGTTATAGGGAGGAACGAGATCATCGGCAGAGGTGGGCGGCTTATAGACAATAGTCGAGGAGGTTGATGAGCCCTTTATTTGCAGGAAGGAGGAAAATCTTGGCTGCAAATCTCCATGCCATTCCCTGCCATCACTTGTAGCTTTAGAAGTGTCACTTGAGCCACAGTTGATCGAAAAATCACCTATTAATTGAGAAGGACTACTACCAACAGCTATCCATGTGTTCATAAATATCAAGAAAGTTGAAATAAGATAGAGattcattttttccaaaaaaagaatAGAGATAATAGATCAATGTTGATTCTCTTTCAAGAAGGTTGCTTGCACTCTAGTAACacaagtattaaaaaaaaactttgacTCATAGTTTGTTAGGTTATCATTATTGATCCATTCTATCTATCCTGTTATTTTGGTAACTTattctttttatcattttatttatgaaagaaacaaaagcaaaagtcaATGCTGGGAGATGAGCTATTTTGCAACTGGGAATAGTTTTAGATCACATTCGTTTGCACACCCACCACACATTATTTACTCAGCAGTTCATGTAAATCTGTAGCAAGACCTCATCATATTCAATCCTACTATAATATATACCACTTGGAGAATTAGTCCAAATCTCTGCATTATCTTATCATCAATGCAGCAAAATCACTTGCTGACGGCtaaacagaaaataaacaGCTAGTTCGACCATATTCTCATTCTTCAGCATAGATAATGATATCAAAACCTACAAAACCATGTGTTACAGCTACATTAGTCattccaaattaatataaaaaaaatcatccaGATAGGCCAATATATAGTTATTGTCAAACCTCTGCTACATATCAATGCTTTGGCATGTAGGGGAGCCTTTCAATTGGTGCATCCTGTCTAATTTCCAGGACTCCTGTTAATCAATTAGATATCAAGTACATGAAATCAAAATAGCCATTAATGACCTTTATTTCACTGAATAGAATGAAAAGGACATAAACTGGTAGAACTTAATAGTATGATCCACTTGTAAGGCAGTTGGCTGGCAATGCTCTATTTGTTGTGGCCCAATAAATTAATGGGCTGCCCTGCACATCTGGATTATAGAAGCCCACAAAAGAAGACATAACTTTCACTACTAGTTAACCGATCATTCTAGCCCATcccaataaaaaagaaatatcaggcatgattatgaaaattagaaatatcagtcattttagtgtaaataaacacaaatatccttgattaaaaataattctgGGATCATACAAAATACCCTGAAATTTCTCCCCATCTTGCACGCCAGCATTCTCACCCCTCTCTCATTCCACCTCACATTGGTGGTATCTATTCACAACCTTATCATTAATACGGACATCCAATACAAAATCACCAAATTCTGAAATTTCAAATGCAACATTGGAGAAATAAAGCCGCATACAATGATGATGTAACACAACTTAGTTGcgaaattatcaaataaagaTCCACACTTTCCCCCAAAAAGCAGGACAAAGTGGAAATGCAACACAAAAAAGGCAAATGAGAAAGCATAAAGAAGATTATAATGAGATATCATAATCGGAATCATACACTACCGAAACCAATCACGCGTGCTCCACTTATGCATGAAgtaatttctttcatttcGGGTGGCATCTTTCTTCAGATCTCTTGCTTTCATGCACAATAAGATACAATCTCAGTTGGTTAGCTCTAAGCGTGTGATTTGGTTAGCAAAAGGCACTGCTCAAGATCTTGTACAACTGCACTCATCTTTGGACGAGAATATTTTCGAAGGCACAATTGAGCAACTTTAGCCATCTGTTTTTAAGACAAATTATCATAATCATGAAATCAAATGCAAGAGACTTATCAGACAAACAAGTTATTTACCTTCTTAACTGCCTCGAGCGGGTAGTCTGCCTCTAATCTAGCATCCACAATCTTGTGTACCACGTCTGAGTCCAGCTGTGGTAATGACCGGTgtcatattatttaaaactaattatacaTGAAACAAAGACACTGGTAAAGAATTTATTGTTGTGCTGCATACCAATGACACAATGTGACGCTGTCTTGCTTGTCCTGTGTTATCAACGAGCATTTTACTACCTGTCAAGAGCTCTAGGAGAATCTCACCAAAGTTGTAAACATCACATTCCTGATTGTGAGCAATTGGTAGACTAGGATGGCACTCTTTCAATGATATTGTCTCACAAAATTGGCATTGAGTCCATAGAAAAGGGTCAATTATCATAGCAGTGTCATCATCACaaagtaaaatattgttgGATCTGATGTTATGATGGATCAATTCCTCGTCATGGTCATGAATGTAGCATAATCCCCTGGCGACCCCAAGAGCGATTTGGACTCTTTGGGACCATGTTAGatatgggtttgagtttgaacCTATGCCTTGTTGTTCATGGAGAATGTTGTGTAGGGACCCTCGTGGAGCAAAATCATACGCCAAGACCTGCTGACGGCCATCCAAATTGTAAACAACTAGTTCGACCACGTTCCTATGCCTCAGCTCAGATAATGGTCTTGAAAACTACAAAACCATATGTTATCGCTATATTAGTCATTCCCAAATTACAAACCTTTTCATCCAGATAGGCAATATATTATATAGCTATTCCAAACCTTTGGTCTAAATTTATGCTTTGGCATGAAGTGGAGCATTTCAATTGTTGCATCATCTCCAGTTTTCAAGACACCTTTGAATCCATTATACATGGGATTAACATCACCATAATTGATGTCCTTTATTTCACCGAATAGAACGAAAGGGACATCAGCTTCTCTCATGGTAGTGGCAGGGATGGCATTTGACACCATATTAACTTCAACCTCATTTTGAGAATTTGGTGTTGATCCTGTATCACCATAACCAACCAACACAAAGAATATCAAGATCATATCGCAACTTGAATATCCtactattctaaattatatgTACACAGACAGAGCTTATACATACCAGCTAGTGGAAAGGCTTTTTTCATGGCAGTGGCAGAGATGGACTTTGGTGTTGATCCTGTGTCACCATAACCAACACAAAGAATATCAAGATCATCACATccaatatttgtaaattatgtACTATAACATAGAAAGAATTCACTTTTACCAAACAGTATATCTCTATTCCAAAATGGCCAAAATTGTAATCTTTTTGTTGCTGCCCCTTTCCTCTCCTGTTGTTCAATGGCTAACTCAAGCTGCGCCACAACTTGAGTCATTGTGAGTCGTTTCTTGGGATCAGGATGCAAACATTTTTTAACAACTCTAACAAATGTCTTTAAGCAATCTTCTGAGATTTCGCCCTTCAAATTTGAAGCTACAATCTGATCagcttttccattttgaattttttcttgaGCCCACATGCTCATACACACGCCATACTCTGAAAGCATTTTAGTGTCAACCGCTGATATCCCAGTCAATACCTCCAATAATATTATCCCTAACGCATAAGTGTCACTTCCCTTTGTAAGTACATTCGTGGTAACATAAGTTGGGTCTAAATACCCAAATGTGCCCTTAACATTAGTGAAGACATGGCTGTGTAAGATATCATGCCCTAAATGTTTGGCCAACCCAAAATCTGAAACCTTAGCTGTgaaattttcatccaaaagGATATTTGTAGGCTTGACATCACGGTGTATGATGGAGCAACCCGAGTGAAGATAGTCCAAACCTCGCCCTGCTCCAATACATATCTTAAGCCATTCATTCCACGAGAGTGTCGTTTTATTGTAGAGGTGATCTGCTAGCGTTCCATTAGACATGTAATCATAAACAAGAATCATCTCTCCCTGTTCATCACAGTACCCAATCAGAGAGACTAGATTACGATGTCGAAACTTACTTAGTATTTCAATCTCCGCAGCAAATTCAGTCTGGCCTTGCCCTTTCCCTAACCCACGCTTTATGGCAACAAAAAGTGACCCATTATCAATGAGGCCTTTGTAGACTTTCCCAAATCCACCTTTTCCGATCACGTGGTCGTCGCTGAAATCTGCGGTGGCTGACTGGATCTCGGATAGTGAAAAAACGCGACAAACCGCTAAAGATCTCACATTTTCAGCTAAAATTGGGGATTTTCCGGTAGCTGGAGCGAGCACCATGACAAAAGGTGTAGTAAGAAATCTTTCCGGCAGTaggaggaggagggtgagTGAATGGTGGCTGGTGAGAAAATAATCAATAGCATGATTAACttaataacaaatttaataaaactgAAACGCATAACACGATTTACCGAACGATTACAAAGACGCATTTGTATACTGAGATAGCTTCTTCAATGAAGTGACCACATCATTACATACTACCAATCACATttggaaattggaatattCTATTTTCCCGGTCGTTCTAATATAAgtgaaatgaattttttttttctaattataagttagacattttcttttatagtaaaaaataacaatctatttctctcctactttttctttgtaaatttttttggattcttattttattttttctttatttaaccACTAAATACCCCTATCTAGAAACATGtgctcaaaatcaaaataaatgtgtCACGTGTAGGaatgtcaatgtagcccgcaaTCCGTGGGCtgacccgaatagcccgtCAAATTTATACGATTAGGGCTggaaatttctagcccgataaaattaaaatccgaTTAGCctgcacccgattaaccccgcagcccgttagggccagacccgaaaacccgatagGCTGGTCGAAAACCCGATAaagtttatattattttattcttttacatctaattcgacacttcattgattaattttagagtaaagataactaaaaaaactattttcaattttataatcaaatataaaaattatatattgaatttttgttaatataatagttaataaataattaaaaacttcaaattcactttaaaaatatttaaattcctaaaatatgctttaaaatttcacgaaatattacaaaaattagtattgatcatgtttataattgagttttagcatatatctcaaatttatcataattaaatattttacactttatgaatataactaattttcatcattatttattggtttgatcgcatgttaatcTTATCGGTAGTAACCCGATTAATCCGTTGGGCTatcccgaaacccgagcttttaggattaggattgaacttttataacccggaAAAATCACAGCCTGATTAACCATTCTTATTAACCCGCAACTCGATGGGCCGACCCGATTAACATCTCTAGTCAGATGTAATGAGACGGATGAGGTACTACTACTAGATTCTTCATAATTGAATtatctactttactctttgATTCTTCATAATTGAATtatctactttactctttgATGCTCATTAACAACTCAATTTGCATGATTAGAAGTATATATGCCTTCAATATTTCGACATGTTTTCTCAACAACGAAATTTCTAGGAGacaaagaaaggaaaaaattcatttaaataatagtaaattttattaatttctggTCAATTCTACCtttaaaaagtaataaatcaccatttttgtatatttcattgatttaaatgagaaattgaaaagaaaaagaaacacaagCCAAAATCAGTCAGGGATGACGGCGATAGACAGTCAAAAATATGATTGGGAATCGAATTTTCCCAAATTGCGATTTATATATGATGAGACTGAATGATAAGAAATCAGCCTGAGGCAATGTCAGTTTCATTTTTGtctgaattaattttgttgtttgagTGAGTTGATGATAAGTTAGTTTCATGATTAGCTGGATTAATTACTTGTAGAAGGTGGCTCGAtgttttccactttattcacTTCATCAGATAGATGTATATGATCTAGATCACTCGGGGTGCAATCTCAAGCCGTGTCACAACTTGAGCCATTTGTGGCCTTTTCTTTGGCTCATCATCACGTAGCAAGATCTCACCAACTAGTATATCTGAGTCTACAATCTTGGTGCAAATCTCCCTGCAATCACTTGAAGCTTTAGAAGTGTCACTCGAGCCACAGTCGATGGAAAAATCACCTATGAACTGAGAAGGACTACTACCAACAGCTGTCCATGTGTTCATCCAAACATAACCTTAGAAACTTAAAAGCTACAAAATCATGTGTTACAGATACATTAGTCATTccaaaatggagtaataatttggTGGAGCCTTTCAATTGTTGCATCCTCTCCATCGAGCACATGGGATTAAAATAACCTTTAATGACCTTTATTTGACTTAAATTGGTAACAATTTAATAGTATGGTCCCCTTGTAAAAAGTTGGCTGGCATATCAATACAATCTCAGTACGATTCCAAGCTTAATCAATTCATGTAATTGGAACTCAGAAACGAGTTCATCATCGCTCACCCAATTCAACTCTGGTGTTCTACACGCCAAACACAATGTCAGAAATCGAACAGCAACACAAACTCCGAATATGATGAGTTTGAAGCATGGCAGTGGCCTCATTTTGATCATTTGGTGTCACCATAAGCAACACAAAGAATATCAAGATCAATCGCATCCAATATTGGTTTCGTGAAGGCACAGCTCGAGATCTCATACAACTTCACCCATGTTTGAAGCTCTAgataatccaaaaaattaaataaaagagcCATGTAACTTTTAAAGCATTAGttcacaatttaattacaaaGAATAATATGGAATTTAAGTCTTTTCCAAAACGTAGTTTTCAATAGTCAATTTACACAAGCATCTTAATTCGAATAAACGTAGTTCTCAGTAGCGCAATCTACACAAGCATCTTAATTCCAAAAGCCTTATAAGCCTCTGACTAAAACTGAATCTGCAtaataaacattatctttCTACCAAACTCAGTATTACCAACTATTTTCAACCCAAAAAAGCTTGTTATTAACATGATATCAATTTCAATCTTTTTATCTTCCGAAAAAAGGATGACGTACCAATagttaaattaacaaaaaaaacccGTAGATCCACCTAACAAATGGTGCCATTTATTTCTACTTCAATGGCACAAATTTTGTAGTAGAATGCACTTGAAGTATGCAGGTATGGGTTAATAAATGGTATTGTAATAGCTAAGCTTCAATTCTATCTTAAAAAGGTAAATTTCCATCAACAAAGCCGGTGCCAGTGCTGCAGTGTTTATTTCCAAATGGGACCTTCAACATAAACAtctcataatataaattagcCATTGAGACTCTCATCAAATCCACTTCACACTTTCTTTAGCAATGGGGCTTCGACTTAATCCCTTGGTCGTCGGTGTTTTCCTACTCTCACTTCTTTGCTGCATTCAAGCCAAGACCCCGGTATTTGAGGTAGTCGGGGCTATGCACTGCAGCGATTGCATAAACAATCGCAATTCATCTCAAGGTATGTACTACTGATCATTTAGCTTGGGTGGGCTCAAGCACCCCcgacttttaatttatttatatattttttcgtTAACGCTATACGTCTAGTTGCAGGGTTTGAAGTTGTGATCAAGTGCAACGCGAATGAGATGAGGGCGCAGGGAAACGGAGGCGTTGATGAGAGTGGGAAGTTCAACGTGACGCTCTCTGCTGAGACCGCGGGGGACTCTGACGACACGGATGGCTGCTATGCGAAGCTGCAGAGTAGATCCGGTGCGCCCTGCCACATACAAGCAGCACAAACTGCCTCTCTGAAAATGATTAGTAATTCgacaataaatattactaggCCCACCGCTGTGGTAAAATTTTCACCTATCACTTGCCAATCTGCCTTCTTTTGGCTTTTCCCCAACCTCACATTCTTCGGCCCAAAGCCGCGGCCTTCGCCGCCGGAGTACACCCCTCCGCCGGCTGCTTCTCCCGTCCAACCACCATCTCCGTCTCCTCAGCCGTCATATGATACACCGGCTCCGTCGCTTCCACTTGACGCTCCATCTCCGCCGCCAACTTCAAGCCCATCTCCGACACTGCCGCCTTCTTCTCCGGTTAACCTCCGGCGATCACCACCGCCGCAAAATGGGCCAATTCAGTCCCCAATTGCCCCAATTCAGTCCCCTGTTCAAACTCAACCACCCGCTGTGATTGCACCAACGCCGGCGTCGTCGGTTCGGCCAGTGCCGGCGGCTGGAATATCGGCCCCGCCGCAGAGGAGGAGGCCGCATCCGATTCCGAAAGCGCCGCCGATTCCGGAGCTGCCGGTGACGCCGAGTGTGCCGAGAAAGTATTTCAATCCGCCAAAATCAAGATCTAAACCTCCACGTTCCCTTTAGACATGCATTTCacaaattattatactatagtatttgttgatagctgtattaattaataatgtattgTTGAGTGTGGactgttttattttcatattgaGATCAATAAATTCATTAGCGTGGACAGGCGGGTTAATGATACTCCATTTGTTTGATTCGTATACCTTTTTGTGATGTAAGGATTGAAATAGTTGGACTGTGATTAATTCAATCTCAGTTGAAACAAtcgaaaagaaaataaaataccctaagagcatctccaatgggaTGGATGTCCCGTCGCCCTTCCCGACGAACTTCCCAAAAAcacctcctgccacgtcataaggacctCCCGCAgcactgccacgtcataaggacatCCTACAGCACAGTGGCGGACATCCCGCGCgaacttcccgcaataaaaaaatttcacaaattcaccaaattaaacaatttacggaattaaaatttcgataCGAATACGAAGAAAATGCaatcactttatttttaaaaaatacattattattcaaaaacaaaacaaacttaaccaacaaaaaaaacaacccCAAGTGATAAGGTGAAACGTCCTTATCAGAGTTCCAAAGGGTGGATTCTTGCGTGAcagaacggagggagtgtcGCAGATTCAATGTCTGTCGATCACGCTAggatttgtatgtttttcaACGAGAAAGTGATAGCAAAGATCAACTAAAATAGAGCTtgttatttcataaaaaactTAATAACACAAGTCAAGGCTCTATTTATACTAAGGACTCTAGGGTGGTTCGACTCTCTTTTGCGATACGGGAAAGAACCACATAGAAAAACCGGAAAGGAGCTTATAAACACGCTCGACTCTCTATCCTATTACAAACTTAAAATAGTCTCAATAAACATAATAAGAACACTGAACAAACATGCAGCATCACTTTGAACGTCGGACGTAGTCTTGGAAACGGTCCGGCGGTATGGTTACTCGTCTAGGCCTCTGATTCTTCTTGGCTGGTTCATTCCGAGTTGGCTCTATGTCCGATTGTTGTGCTTCGTCCTGTAAATCAGTAGCATTTGGTTGATGATCGAGTGTAGGTAAAGAGACactcgtatcaactccccctcCGTTAGAACCGCTCTTGTCCTCAAGAAGCAAATAAGGAAAGCGCCGTGATATCTCCTGTAATGGTTCCCAAGTTGGTGTAGGTTGGTCATCTCCTGACCAGCGAACCAAAACCTGGTCAACTGGCTGTCCGGCATGCAAAACAACACGGCTTCCTACAATCTGAGTGGGCGTAGAAATGGGCCTGTTCGCAATAAATTCTGAAGGGAGTTCGGCTGGGGAAGGACCAGCCTGACCTTCAATGAACTTACGCAGTAATCCAACATGGAAAACATCATGGATCCGTGCACCTGCTGGTAATTGTAGCCGATGTCCAATGCGTTCAATCACCTTAAAGGGACCATAATATCGCCGAGCTAACTTAGCTGACAATGGACGTGCAACGGAATGTTGGCTATATTGTTGCAATTTTAACAACACCATGTCACCCACTTCAAATTGAACATCACGTCGGTGACGATTAGCTGTCTCGCATTCGCTGCTGAGCTTTGGCCAAGTTCCGTCGCAAGTCTACCAAGAGCTCGCCCCGTTGTCGAATAAGATCTGCCACAGAAGCTGGTGTAGAAGGCGACGGAGTGGCTGCCACCAAAGGTGGGGGCTGGCGCTCATACAGAGTGTGGAAAGGGGATGTCCCCGTTAAAACCCGTGttgaattaaaaaacatattctttgggaacagataggagtaatattttgcaGGTATATAGGGCCTAAATATAAAGAAAGTGAGTTTGTATAAAATATTGGTGAGTTGTACTCTTTTGACTTAATAGTATTGAACATTGAATATTTAGTACGTATAGGAGTTTTATATAGtttcctaatttaaatatttagacATGTAATTcacttataaaataaagtgaaactATTTTGAAACAtgtgtatataaaaaaaaaaagttggttggTTTAAGGGTATATAAAGAGTTATAACATTAGTGGTAGCTCAGAAACAAAACAAGCATGGAGAACTTGATAACTTATTTTGTTCTTGTCCTTGTTCCTCTGTGTCTTTATCTGTTGTCGTTGATTTGCAGAAAGGGCCGCGGCCGTCTGCCTCCGGGGTCCGTGGACTGGCCGATCGTTGGAGAAAATGTGGAGTTGGCCCTGTTAGGGCATCAGAGATTAGTGAAAGAGCGGATGCAGAAATATTCTGTAGACGCTTTCAGAACATCGTTGTTCGGAGAGAAACTGGCTGTGTTATGTGGCGCAGCTGGCAACAAGCTCGTATTAATGAACGAGAAGAAGCTCTTTTCGCCCTGGCTTCCTGTCTCAGTGATCAAAGTGTTCTTCCCGGACTTCGACCACGTGATGCACCAGGAGCCGGAGGCCACGTTCCACAACTTCAAGCAGGACGTCCTGAAGCCGGAGACCTTGAGGCAGTACATCCCGGTGATGGACAAGTTGGCGCGTGAGCATCTCTGCCACGGCTGGATGCCTAACTCAGTGGTGAAGGCAGGCCCCGCCACGAAGAAATACGTCTTCGAGCTGGCATGCATGTTGTTCATGGGAGTGGTGGATCCAGTGCGGCTGGACAAGTTGCTGGTGCCCTTCTCTCTCATGACTGATGGCCTCGTCTCCCTGCCGGTAAACCTTCCTGGAACGGACTTCAACCGCGCGTTGAAGGGAAGCAGGTTGGTGCGCGCAGAGCTGCTGAGGTTCGTGGGGAGCGCAGGAAGGAGCTGGAGGTGACGAGCGAGGGACGAGGTGACATGCTGTCCAAGATGTTGCTGGCCAGGAGTGAAGAAGATGGGAGACCTGTGAGTCATACCAAGATTGCTAACATTCTTGTTGGTTTGCTTGTTCCTGCCCTCTATGAAGTTTCATCTTCAATCATTGTTGTCATTCACTATCTTTCCCAGCTTCCTCACATTTACGACTTGGTTTTCAAAGGTGTGCATAACTAATTTGTCTATCTATGTTCcctcgggttttaagaaatattcaCGATTATATTCTGTGTGTTTTTCCGTAGAGCAATTAGAGATTCTAGCATCGAAAGGCGCTGATGAGTTGCTGACGGACAAGGatgtggagaagatgaagtac is a window from the Salvia hispanica cultivar TCC Black 2014 chromosome 1, UniMelb_Shisp_WGS_1.0, whole genome shotgun sequence genome containing:
- the LOC125208513 gene encoding protein STRUBBELIG-RECEPTOR FAMILY 8-like isoform X2, translating into MVLAPATGKSPILAENVRSLAVCRVFSLSEIQSATADFSDDHVIGKGGFGKVYKGLIDNGSLFVAIKRGLGKGQGQTEFAAEIEILNHLYNKTTLSWNEWLKICIGAGRGLDYLHSGCSIIHRDVKPTNILLDENFTAKVSDFGLAKHLGHDILHSHVFTNVKGTFGYLDPTYVTTNVLTKGSDTYALGIILLEVLTGISAVDTKMLSEYGVCMSMWAQEKIQNGKADQIVASNLKGEISEDCLKTFVRVVKKCLHPDPKKRLTMTQVVAQLELAIEQQERKGAATKRLQFWPFWNRDILFGSTPKSISATAMKKAFPLAGSTPNSQNEVEVNMVSNAIPATTMREADVPFVLFGEIKDINYGDVNPMYNGFKGVLKTGDDATIEMLHFMPKHKFRPKFSRPLSELRHRNVVELVVYNLDGRQQVLAYDFAPRGSLHNILHEQQGIGSNSNPYLTWSQRVQIALGVARGLCYIHDHDEELIHHNIRSNNILLCDDDTAMIIDPFLWTQCQFCETISLKECHPSLPIAHNQECDVYNFGEILLELLTGSKMLVDNTGQARQRHIVSLLDSDVVHKIVDARLEADYPLEAVKKMAKVAQLCLRKYSRPKMSAVVQDLEQCLLLTKSHA
- the LOC125208513 gene encoding probable receptor-like protein kinase At2g21480 isoform X1 translates to MVLAPATGKSPILAENVRSLAVCRVFSLSEIQSATADFSDDHVIGKGGFGKVYKGLIDNGSLFVAIKRGLGKGQGQTEFAAEIEILSKFRHRNLVSLIGYCDEQGEMILVYDYMSNGTLADHLYNKTTLSWNEWLKICIGAGRGLDYLHSGCSIIHRDVKPTNILLDENFTAKVSDFGLAKHLGHDILHSHVFTNVKGTFGYLDPTYVTTNVLTKGSDTYALGIILLEVLTGISAVDTKMLSEYGVCMSMWAQEKIQNGKADQIVASNLKGEISEDCLKTFVRVVKKCLHPDPKKRLTMTQVVAQLELAIEQQERKGAATKRLQFWPFWNRDILFGSTPKSISATAMKKAFPLAGSTPNSQNEVEVNMVSNAIPATTMREADVPFVLFGEIKDINYGDVNPMYNGFKGVLKTGDDATIEMLHFMPKHKFRPKFSRPLSELRHRNVVELVVYNLDGRQQVLAYDFAPRGSLHNILHEQQGIGSNSNPYLTWSQRVQIALGVARGLCYIHDHDEELIHHNIRSNNILLCDDDTAMIIDPFLWTQCQFCETISLKECHPSLPIAHNQECDVYNFGEILLELLTGSKMLVDNTGQARQRHIVSLLDSDVVHKIVDARLEADYPLEAVKKMAKVAQLCLRKYSRPKMSAVVQDLEQCLLLTKSHA
- the LOC125202329 gene encoding proline-rich protein 4-like isoform X1, producing the protein MGLRLNPLVVGVFLLSLLCCIQAKTPVFEVVGAMHCSDCINNRNSSQVAGFEVVIKCNANEMRAQGNGGVDESGKFNVTLSAETAGDSDDTDGCYAKLQSRSGAPCHIQAAQTASLKMISNSTINITRPTAVVKFSPITCQSAFFWLFPNLTFFGPKPRPSPPEYTPPPAASPVQPPSPSPQPSYDTPAPSLPLDAPSPPPTSSPSPTLPPSSPVNLRRSPPPQNGPIQSPIAPIQSPVQTQPPAVIAPTPASSVRPVPAAGISAPPQRRRPHPIPKAPPIPELPVTPSVPRKYFNPPKSRSKPPRSL
- the LOC125202329 gene encoding proline-rich protein 4-like isoform X2, with translation MGLRLNPLVVGVFLLSLLCCIQAKTPVFEVVGAMHCSDCINNRNSSQGFEVVIKCNANEMRAQGNGGVDESGKFNVTLSAETAGDSDDTDGCYAKLQSRSGAPCHIQAAQTASLKMISNSTINITRPTAVVKFSPITCQSAFFWLFPNLTFFGPKPRPSPPEYTPPPAASPVQPPSPSPQPSYDTPAPSLPLDAPSPPPTSSPSPTLPPSSPVNLRRSPPPQNGPIQSPIAPIQSPVQTQPPAVIAPTPASSVRPVPAAGISAPPQRRRPHPIPKAPPIPELPVTPSVPRKYFNPPKSRSKPPRSL
- the LOC125192659 gene encoding beta-amyrin 6-beta-monooxygenase-like, whose amino-acid sequence is MENLITYFVLVLVPLCLYLLSLICRKGRGRLPPGSVDWPIVGENVELALLGHQRLVKERMQKYSVDAFRTSLFGEKLAVLCGAAGNKLVLMNEKKLFSPWLPVSVIKVFFPDFDHVMHQEPEATFHNFKQDVLKPETLRQYIPVMDKLAREHLCHGWMPNSVVKAGPATKKYVFELACMLFMGVVDPVRLDKLLVPFSLMTDGLVSLPVNLPGTDFNRALKGSRKELEVTSEGRGDMLSKMLLARSEEDGRPVSHTKIANILVGLLVPALYEVSSSIIVVIHYLSQLPHIYDLVFKEQLEILASKGADELLTDKDVEKMKYTWNVVLESFRIAPFLKD